A part of Amycolatopsis lurida genomic DNA contains:
- a CDS encoding aminotransferase class V-fold PLP-dependent enzyme: MTRISPRYLLQFDEPAGYLDFARFGPPSHAVLDTTASLLDASTKAGPSTVDDLMRQETRAKAAAARLSGSDTDHTVLLPHTSLGLFQAAFNAPGGEALVSAAEFPANTYPWARAEQAGRLTVRRLPLGNVTADAVKAALTPETSLVSVSAVDFRTGYRADLAALREVVGDRLLVVDGIQGFGVTEAPWEVADVLVVGGQKWLRAGWGTGFAVLSDRALERMEPILSGWTGARDPGLFDDEIHPADETAASWSISNLSPITSGAFAAALELVEEAGVGAIAGRIAERVGELEAAVQSVGGEVVSAVDRRAGILAFTLPGHAAEQVGSALANAGIAATVRPEHVRLSPHASTPASAAEQLRTALERLKKPVTVFEAPVVASAASGDLLTALVPAVHALAAMLGPGNEVLLHDLSRLPDSIVAIAGDLTGRTVGGPMTDLLLGLVRRGTTQDLTNYETHGPDGRAIRSSTLFLRDADGVAIGCLCVNRLSDGAPKADGHEPETFPPDVDSLQRFLVGRAVAKAGIPVDLMKKRHKAAVVRELDEAGFFLIKDSVDHLAGELDVTRYTIYNYLNEIRG; encoded by the coding sequence ATGACGCGGATCTCCCCGCGGTACCTGCTGCAGTTCGACGAGCCGGCCGGGTACCTCGACTTCGCGCGGTTCGGTCCGCCGTCGCACGCCGTGCTCGACACGACGGCGAGCCTGCTCGACGCCTCGACCAAGGCCGGTCCGTCCACCGTGGACGACCTGATGCGGCAGGAGACCAGGGCCAAGGCCGCCGCCGCGCGGCTTTCCGGCAGCGACACCGACCACACGGTGCTGCTGCCGCATACCAGTCTCGGGTTGTTCCAGGCGGCGTTCAACGCGCCCGGCGGCGAGGCGCTGGTGTCGGCGGCGGAGTTCCCGGCCAATACCTACCCGTGGGCGCGGGCCGAACAGGCGGGACGGCTGACCGTGCGGCGGCTGCCGCTGGGGAACGTCACCGCGGACGCGGTCAAGGCGGCGCTGACGCCGGAGACGTCCCTGGTGAGCGTGAGCGCGGTCGACTTCCGGACCGGGTACCGCGCCGATCTCGCGGCGCTCCGGGAGGTGGTCGGCGACAGGCTGCTCGTCGTCGACGGGATCCAGGGCTTCGGGGTGACCGAAGCGCCATGGGAGGTCGCGGACGTGCTCGTCGTCGGCGGGCAGAAGTGGTTGCGGGCGGGCTGGGGCACCGGTTTCGCCGTGCTGTCCGACCGCGCGCTGGAGCGGATGGAACCGATCCTCTCCGGCTGGACCGGAGCCCGCGATCCGGGACTGTTCGACGACGAGATCCATCCCGCCGACGAGACCGCGGCCTCGTGGTCGATCTCGAACCTGAGCCCGATCACCTCGGGCGCGTTCGCGGCGGCGCTTGAGCTGGTCGAGGAAGCGGGCGTCGGAGCCATCGCGGGCCGGATCGCCGAGCGGGTCGGCGAACTCGAAGCGGCCGTGCAATCCGTTGGCGGGGAAGTGGTTTCGGCCGTCGACCGGCGGGCGGGCATCCTCGCCTTCACACTGCCGGGGCACGCGGCCGAACAGGTGGGTTCCGCGCTGGCGAACGCCGGGATCGCCGCGACCGTGCGGCCGGAACACGTCCGGCTGTCGCCGCACGCGTCGACTCCGGCGAGCGCGGCCGAACAGCTGCGGACGGCGTTGGAGCGGCTGAAGAAGCCGGTCACGGTGTTCGAAGCGCCGGTCGTCGCTTCGGCGGCTTCGGGTGATCTGCTCACCGCGCTCGTCCCGGCGGTGCACGCGCTCGCGGCGATGCTGGGGCCGGGCAACGAAGTCCTGCTGCACGACCTGAGCAGGCTCCCGGACTCGATCGTCGCCATCGCGGGTGACCTCACCGGCCGGACGGTCGGCGGGCCGATGACGGATCTGCTGCTGGGCCTGGTCCGCCGCGGTACCACGCAGGACCTGACGAACTACGAGACCCACGGCCCCGACGGCCGCGCGATCCGCTCCTCGACGCTGTTCCTGCGGGACGCCGACGGGGTCGCGATCGGCTGCCTGTGCGTCAACCGGCTGTCCGACGGCGCGCCGAAGGCCGACGGGCACGAACCCGAGACGTTCCCGCCGGACGTCGACAGCCTGCAACGGTTCCTGGTCGGGCGCGCCGTGGCGAAGGCCGGGATCCCGGTGGACCTGATGAAGAAGCGGCACAAGGCGGCCGTGGTCCGGGAACTGGACGAGGCGGGGTTCTTCCTCATCAAGGACTCGGTGGACCACCTCGCCGGGGAACTCGACGTCACGCGGTACACGATCTACAACTACCTGAACGAGATCCGGGGCTGA
- a CDS encoding amino acid ABC transporter ATP-binding protein, translating into MSEPLLKAVGVRKSYGHTEVLGGIDLEVHKGQVVCLLGPSGAGKSTFLRCVNHLETIDAGQVWVDGEPIGFRLRNGKLYELKEREVARQRRDIGMVFQRFNLFGHRTALQNVVEGPVRVLGLNPEEARVQALDLLDRVGLAHRADAYPAQLSGGQQQRVAIARSLAMKPKLMLFDEPTSALDPELVGEVLAVMGTLAAEGMTMVVVTHEMGFAAEAADEVVFMADGVVVETGPPGEILSAPKHERTKQFLARVLA; encoded by the coding sequence GTGTCTGAGCCACTGCTGAAGGCCGTCGGCGTCCGCAAGAGCTACGGCCACACCGAGGTATTGGGCGGGATCGACCTCGAAGTCCACAAAGGACAGGTGGTCTGCCTGCTCGGCCCGTCGGGCGCCGGGAAGAGTACCTTCCTGCGCTGTGTCAACCATCTGGAGACGATCGACGCCGGCCAGGTCTGGGTCGACGGCGAGCCGATCGGTTTCCGGCTGCGCAATGGCAAACTGTACGAGCTGAAGGAACGCGAGGTCGCCCGCCAGCGGCGCGACATCGGCATGGTGTTCCAGCGATTCAACCTGTTCGGCCACCGGACGGCGCTGCAGAACGTCGTCGAAGGGCCGGTGCGGGTCCTCGGGCTGAACCCTGAGGAAGCGCGCGTCCAGGCGCTCGACCTGCTCGACAGGGTCGGCCTCGCCCACCGTGCCGACGCCTATCCGGCGCAGCTGTCCGGCGGGCAGCAGCAACGGGTCGCGATCGCCCGGTCGCTGGCGATGAAACCGAAGCTGATGTTGTTCGACGAGCCGACGTCGGCGCTCGACCCCGAACTCGTGGGCGAGGTACTGGCGGTGATGGGTACGTTGGCCGCGGAGGGGATGACGATGGTCGTGGTGACGCACGAGATGGGGTTCGCGGCCGAGGCCGCGGACGAGGTGGTGTTCATGGCCGATGGCGTGGTCGTCGAGACCGGGCCGCCGGGGGAGATCCTGAGCGCTCCGAAGCACGAGCGGACCAAGCAGTTCCTGGCGCGGGTCCTCGCATGA
- a CDS encoding amino acid ABC transporter permease yields MAGAEPLPIVRLRHWGRWVSAVVILALLVLLGIALANAQIQWDSVPEFLWYRVMAVGLLNTVLLAVIAQGSAIVIGIVIALMRRSANPVARWFAAGYIWLFRGLPVLLQILIWYNLALVFEFISIPLPFGGYLLHEQTNVLITAFTAALLGLALNESAYMAEIVRAGLNSVDSGQTEAAKSIGMSPGATLRRVVLPQAMRVIIPPTGNDFINMLKGTSMASVIGVTELIHAANNISSNNLLVMETLLAAAVWYMVVVTVAGVGQHYLERTFDSEDRSRSPFSRAAKALRTAPLVRSERV; encoded by the coding sequence ATGGCGGGAGCTGAGCCGCTGCCGATCGTCCGGCTGAGGCACTGGGGCCGCTGGGTCAGCGCCGTCGTCATCCTCGCGCTGCTGGTCCTGCTCGGGATCGCGCTCGCGAACGCGCAGATCCAGTGGGACTCCGTGCCGGAATTCCTGTGGTACCGCGTGATGGCGGTCGGCCTGCTCAACACCGTGCTGCTCGCGGTGATCGCGCAGGGGTCGGCGATCGTCATCGGGATCGTGATCGCCCTGATGCGCCGCTCGGCGAATCCGGTGGCGCGCTGGTTCGCGGCGGGCTACATCTGGCTGTTCCGCGGGCTTCCCGTGCTGCTGCAGATCCTGATCTGGTACAACCTGGCGCTGGTCTTCGAGTTCATCTCGATCCCGCTGCCGTTCGGCGGCTATCTGCTGCACGAGCAGACCAACGTGCTGATCACCGCGTTCACCGCCGCGCTGCTGGGCTTGGCGCTCAACGAAAGCGCGTACATGGCCGAGATCGTCCGCGCCGGGCTGAACAGTGTCGACAGTGGACAGACCGAGGCGGCGAAGTCGATCGGGATGTCGCCGGGCGCGACGCTGCGCCGCGTGGTGCTGCCGCAGGCGATGCGGGTGATCATCCCGCCGACCGGCAACGACTTCATCAACATGCTCAAGGGGACGTCGATGGCGTCGGTGATCGGCGTGACCGAACTGATCCACGCCGCCAACAACATCTCGTCCAACAATCTGCTGGTGATGGAGACCCTGCTGGCCGCGGCCGTCTGGTACATGGTCGTGGTGACCGTCGCCGGGGTCGGGCAGCACTATCTGGAGCGCACGTTCGACTCCGAAGACCGGTCGAGGAGCCCGTTCTCCCGTGCCGCCAAGGCGTTGCGCACCGCGCCGCTGGTGAGGAGTGAACGTGTCTGA
- a CDS encoding ABC transporter substrate-binding protein, translating into MPSTPLTLTRTWRLAVLTGVAALVTAACGGGPDGAGGQEPAAPGAPAAIPDTTALIESVQKDAAVAGTLPAKYAQAGMLHLASNLQSAPNNFYAADGKTPIGYEVDLAKAIGKKLGVTVHHQDMAFGSLITSLQSGRVDLTMAAMNDTKTRQAQIDFVDYFSSGITIMVRKGNPDQISGPDTLCGKNVAVVQGTSHQKFAEEQNGKCAQTGKPALTVTATDSDTQNQNQLRTGRVAAILNDLPSAVYISRTAGEGKFFEVVAGEPINGGPYGIGVTKENKPLAESIQKALQSLIADGGYGKILQAWGVEQGAVKEAKLNGGS; encoded by the coding sequence ATGCCGTCGACGCCGCTCACCCTGACCCGAACCTGGCGCCTGGCCGTGCTCACCGGCGTGGCCGCGCTCGTCACCGCGGCCTGCGGAGGCGGGCCCGACGGGGCAGGTGGCCAGGAACCCGCTGCCCCGGGCGCGCCCGCCGCCATCCCGGACACGACCGCGCTGATCGAGTCCGTCCAGAAGGACGCCGCCGTCGCCGGCACCCTCCCCGCGAAGTACGCGCAGGCCGGGATGCTGCACCTGGCGTCGAATCTGCAGTCCGCGCCCAACAACTTCTACGCCGCCGACGGCAAGACCCCGATCGGCTACGAGGTCGACCTCGCCAAGGCCATCGGCAAGAAGCTGGGCGTCACCGTGCACCACCAGGACATGGCGTTCGGGTCGCTGATCACCAGCCTCCAGTCCGGCCGCGTCGATCTCACGATGGCCGCGATGAACGACACCAAGACCCGTCAGGCGCAGATCGATTTCGTCGACTACTTCTCCTCCGGGATCACGATCATGGTCCGCAAGGGCAATCCCGACCAGATCTCCGGCCCGGACACGTTGTGCGGCAAGAACGTCGCGGTCGTGCAGGGGACGAGCCACCAGAAGTTCGCCGAAGAACAGAACGGCAAGTGCGCGCAGACGGGCAAACCCGCGCTGACCGTGACCGCGACCGATTCCGACACCCAGAACCAGAACCAGCTCCGCACCGGCCGGGTCGCCGCCATCCTCAACGACCTGCCCAGCGCGGTCTACATCTCGCGGACCGCGGGCGAGGGCAAGTTCTTCGAGGTCGTCGCCGGCGAGCCGATCAACGGCGGGCCGTACGGGATCGGCGTCACCAAGGAGAACAAACCGCTCGCCGAGTCGATCCAGAAGGCGTTGCAGTCCCTGATCGCCGACGGCGGCTACGGCAAGATCCTGCAGGCCTGGGGCGTCGAACAGGGCGCGGTCAAGGAGGCGAAGCTCAATGGCGGGAGCTGA
- a CDS encoding glycosyl hydrolase family 8: MRKTVRTVLAAAALTAGLVATTAPATAVTRQGTPYLPGVLRPSVAQSAQDAALAKYYDYWKKNFLTTKCGAGTYAVKAPDADHAFVAEGQGYGMTIAAMMAGKDSQARTVFDGILKFVKAHPSVIDKDLHAAEQNESCQSVNGSDAATDGDLEIAYGLLLADKVWGSGGSVNYKAEALRIIKAIKRSEVNPDTKFMRLADWADSGKYINSSRSSDWMPGHLRAFEKATGDSFWGQVRTRQEKAVTQLQQQYAPKTGLIPDFVVNTNSTPKPAPEGFLEDHDPYYGYNACRDPWRLGVDGITVSGSPAQGQVRKMNTWIQQNTGGNPAKITTGYTLSGAKLPEETGQHPCFTASFAIAAMNDPGSQAWLDKLWTSITTWSPNAKDYYGTGITVQVLIILSGNYVAV, translated from the coding sequence ATGAGAAAGACCGTTCGGACAGTGCTGGCCGCGGCCGCGCTGACCGCCGGGCTGGTCGCCACGACCGCCCCCGCCACCGCGGTGACCAGGCAGGGGACCCCTTACCTGCCGGGCGTTCTGCGCCCGTCCGTGGCCCAATCGGCACAGGACGCGGCGCTCGCCAAGTACTACGACTACTGGAAGAAGAACTTCCTGACCACCAAGTGCGGGGCGGGCACGTACGCGGTCAAGGCGCCGGACGCCGACCATGCCTTCGTGGCCGAGGGTCAGGGTTACGGCATGACCATCGCGGCGATGATGGCGGGCAAGGACTCGCAGGCGCGCACGGTTTTCGACGGCATCCTGAAGTTCGTCAAAGCGCACCCGTCCGTGATCGACAAGGATCTGCACGCCGCCGAGCAGAACGAGAGCTGCCAGAGCGTCAACGGCAGTGACGCGGCGACCGACGGCGACCTCGAGATCGCGTACGGCCTGCTCCTCGCCGACAAGGTCTGGGGCAGCGGCGGTTCGGTCAACTACAAGGCCGAGGCGCTGCGGATCATCAAGGCGATCAAGCGCAGCGAGGTCAACCCCGACACGAAGTTCATGCGGCTGGCGGACTGGGCCGACAGTGGCAAGTACATCAACAGCTCGCGCTCGTCGGACTGGATGCCAGGACACCTTCGGGCGTTCGAGAAGGCCACCGGCGACTCCTTCTGGGGTCAGGTCCGGACCCGTCAGGAGAAGGCGGTCACGCAGCTGCAGCAGCAGTACGCGCCGAAGACCGGCCTGATCCCGGACTTCGTCGTCAACACCAACTCCACGCCGAAGCCCGCTCCGGAGGGCTTCCTCGAGGACCACGACCCGTACTACGGCTACAACGCCTGCCGTGACCCGTGGCGGCTCGGCGTCGACGGGATCACCGTTTCGGGCAGCCCCGCGCAGGGGCAGGTGCGGAAGATGAACACCTGGATCCAGCAGAACACCGGCGGCAACCCGGCCAAGATCACCACCGGCTACACGCTGTCCGGGGCCAAGCTGCCGGAGGAGACGGGGCAGCACCCCTGCTTCACCGCGTCGTTCGCCATCGCGGCGATGAACGACCCGGGCAGCCAGGCCTGGCTCGACAAGCTGTGGACGTCGATCACCACCTGGTCGCCGAACGCCAAGGACTACTACGGCACGGGCATCACCGTGCAGGTTCTGATCATCCTGTCGGGGAACTACGTCGCGGTCTGA
- a CDS encoding PPOX class F420-dependent oxidoreductase — protein sequence MTIDLSARGESFRDFWTERHLATLTTVRPDGTPHVVAVGVTVDFEAGIARVITFRSSKKARLIKEAGEQGIPVAACQIDGPRWSTLEGRAVLREDPESVRDAENRYAARYRQPKPNPERVVVEITVTRVLGNA from the coding sequence ATGACGATCGACCTGAGCGCGCGCGGCGAGTCCTTCCGCGACTTCTGGACCGAACGGCACCTCGCCACCCTGACCACGGTCCGCCCCGACGGGACTCCGCACGTCGTCGCGGTGGGGGTCACGGTGGACTTCGAGGCTGGGATCGCCAGGGTGATCACGTTCCGCTCGTCCAAGAAGGCGCGCCTGATCAAGGAAGCGGGCGAACAGGGCATTCCGGTCGCCGCCTGCCAGATCGACGGGCCCCGGTGGTCCACTTTGGAGGGACGTGCCGTGCTGCGCGAAGACCCGGAGTCGGTACGCGACGCGGAAAACCGCTATGCGGCGCGTTACCGACAGCCCAAGCCGAACCCGGAGCGTGTGGTCGTCGAGATCACCGTGACCCGGGTACTCGGCAACGCCTGA
- a CDS encoding GTPase, translated as MTPLDVRELLNEAAAHYRDRPHAVSMLRECLERLEEPLRVGFTGTPGTGKSTLVSALAEWPTRALREIELFDTPAPAEHVDATVRLVRHLEPDELAGTRPVGGSAFARQTAVNSVLVLGRADEVGAGRIDALLTAKQLARRAWRENPDCAGFQGVIAVAGQLGYAGRALRDDEFEVLRALASISRPELERYLLSVDSFVEDPFPVGVPAESRKHLVSRFGLYGVRLAITLIRTGCENRLKLSAELVHRSGLGDLRDALAGCFVARAEALKARTAVVRLEGLLAAEPLPHGDRLAARVERFAAAAHDFRELRLIAGVRGGRTALTGEVAEEAVRLLGAQGLAPTERLGLEPDADPAEIHAAAESALVRWRHEAERADAAHAERAAARVIVRSVEGLLSLFVA; from the coding sequence GTGACCCCCCTGGACGTCCGGGAACTGCTGAACGAGGCCGCGGCGCATTACCGGGATCGCCCGCACGCGGTGTCGATGCTGCGGGAATGCCTGGAGCGCTTGGAAGAACCGCTGCGGGTCGGTTTCACCGGCACCCCGGGAACCGGAAAGTCCACTTTGGTCTCCGCCCTCGCGGAATGGCCGACGCGGGCGTTGCGCGAAATCGAACTGTTCGACACCCCGGCCCCCGCCGAACACGTCGACGCGACGGTACGCCTGGTGCGCCATCTCGAACCCGACGAACTCGCGGGCACCCGGCCGGTGGGCGGTTCGGCGTTCGCGCGGCAGACGGCGGTCAATTCCGTGCTGGTGCTCGGCAGAGCGGACGAGGTCGGCGCGGGCCGGATCGACGCCTTGCTCACCGCGAAACAGCTGGCGCGGCGGGCCTGGCGCGAGAACCCGGATTGCGCGGGATTCCAGGGAGTCATCGCGGTCGCCGGGCAACTCGGTTACGCGGGGCGAGCGCTGCGAGACGACGAATTCGAGGTGCTGCGGGCGCTGGCGTCGATCTCCCGGCCGGAGCTCGAGCGCTACCTCCTGTCCGTCGATTCCTTTGTGGAAGATCCGTTCCCGGTGGGGGTCCCGGCGGAATCGAGGAAGCATCTGGTGTCGCGGTTCGGGCTCTACGGGGTCCGGCTGGCGATCACCCTGATCCGCACCGGCTGCGAGAACAGACTGAAACTTTCGGCGGAACTCGTGCACCGCAGCGGTCTCGGCGACCTGAGGGACGCGCTCGCGGGCTGCTTCGTCGCGCGGGCCGAGGCGTTGAAGGCGCGCACGGCGGTGGTGCGGTTGGAAGGCCTTCTCGCCGCGGAACCCCTTCCGCACGGCGACCGGCTCGCCGCGCGCGTGGAGCGTTTCGCCGCGGCGGCGCACGACTTCCGGGAGCTGCGGCTCATCGCCGGTGTCCGCGGCGGCCGCACGGCGTTGACCGGAGAGGTCGCCGAGGAAGCCGTCCGCTTGCTCGGTGCCCAGGGACTCGCGCCCACCGAACGGCTCGGTCTCGAACCGGACGCGGATCCGGCCGAGATCCACGCGGCCGCGGAAAGCGCGCTCGTCCGCTGGCGGCACGAGGCGGAACGGGCCGACGCCGCGCACGCCGAACGCGCGGCCGCCCGGGTGATCGTGCGCTCGGTCGAAGGACTGCTCAGCCTGTTCGTGGCTTGA